A region from the Leptospira venezuelensis genome encodes:
- a CDS encoding sugar transferase, with amino-acid sequence MKRILEFSLALIALVVLSLVLIVISMLIFFFASGPVFFLQERMGLGKRIFQIWKFRTMKDGVPTKLGSFLRSTGLDELPQIWNIVKGDMSIVGPRPLTEQDVLRLGWKGEGLASRWSIRPGITGLSQLYSGRGSKYSLCFDLSYLKRKSFLLDLKILTLTLIINIFGKKRIRNLLWTHLQKRDRGFYWGNWAKHFKKNADRPYPIVQEQVIGFIPQKRLPVAKSLAIFQLGEAGEGRIAKDIDRVKIYGVDPNYREALKLFVKEEGRHARILGECVRALRGELIQNNWTERLFHFGRRLLGTRLKLMVLLVAEVIGICFYKKIAEKIPFGSVKNALLHIAEDEEKHLIFHYTFFKIRLKNPITRFLFKILWRFLSFAACISVLIDHRKTFKALEISIKDCYFQFKNISRNTERKILQTFFV; translated from the coding sequence ATGAAACGAATTTTAGAATTTTCTTTGGCTTTGATTGCATTGGTTGTGCTCTCCTTGGTGTTAATTGTGATCTCTATGCTGATCTTCTTCTTTGCTTCGGGTCCGGTATTCTTTCTTCAGGAAAGGATGGGCTTAGGAAAGAGGATATTTCAGATCTGGAAATTCAGGACTATGAAAGATGGAGTTCCTACAAAGTTAGGATCATTTTTGAGAAGTACAGGATTGGATGAACTTCCTCAAATCTGGAATATCGTAAAAGGGGATATGAGTATCGTAGGTCCGAGGCCACTGACCGAGCAGGATGTTCTAAGATTAGGATGGAAAGGAGAAGGGCTTGCGAGTAGATGGTCGATTCGTCCTGGGATCACTGGGCTTTCTCAATTATATTCCGGAAGAGGATCTAAATATTCTCTTTGCTTCGATCTGTCTTATTTAAAAAGAAAAAGTTTTCTCTTAGATCTTAAGATCCTAACACTGACTCTGATCATAAACATATTCGGTAAAAAACGAATTAGAAATTTATTATGGACTCATCTTCAAAAAAGAGATCGTGGATTCTATTGGGGAAATTGGGCAAAACATTTTAAAAAAAATGCAGATCGTCCTTACCCAATTGTCCAAGAACAGGTGATCGGTTTTATCCCTCAAAAACGACTTCCAGTGGCTAAATCTCTTGCAATCTTTCAGCTGGGGGAAGCAGGAGAAGGCAGGATCGCAAAAGATATAGATCGAGTGAAAATTTACGGTGTGGATCCAAATTATAGAGAAGCACTTAAACTTTTCGTAAAGGAAGAAGGGAGACATGCACGTATTTTGGGAGAATGTGTTCGCGCATTAAGGGGAGAACTTATCCAAAATAACTGGACCGAAAGATTATTTCATTTTGGAAGACGGCTTTTAGGAACTAGACTCAAACTAATGGTCCTATTAGTCGCAGAAGTGATCGGAATCTGCTTTTATAAAAAAATAGCCGAAAAAATTCCATTCGGTTCCGTTAAGAATGCACTTCTTCATATCGCAGAAGATGAAGAAAAACATCTGATCTTTCATTACACATTTTTTAAAATACGTCTTAAAAATCCCATCACTCGCTTTCTTTTTAAGATACTTTGGAGATTCCTTTCTTTCGCCGCTTGTATTTCTGTTTTAATAGATCATCGCAAAACATTTAAAGCATTAGAAATCTCCATCAAAGATTGTTATTTTCAATTTAAAAATATTTCTCGAAACACGGAGAGAAAGATCCTCCAAACATTCTTTGTTTGA